One genomic window of Solanum dulcamara chromosome 12, daSolDulc1.2, whole genome shotgun sequence includes the following:
- the LOC129877017 gene encoding (S)-8-oxocitronellyl enol synthase ISY1-like: MLACSDWLTIIINTNLSHPPSPSFLLKALQQTIFSSKMSWWWAGAIGAAKKKFEEDDAPPKYESVALIIGVTGIVGNSLAEILPLADTPGGPWKVYGVARRPRPSWNADHPIEYVQCDISKPEDTQSKLSLLTDVTHVFYVTWANGSTEVENCEINGKMFTNVLNVIIPNCPNLRHICLQTGRKHYLGPFELYGKVAHDSPFHEDLPRLDAPNFYYVLEDILFKQVEKKEGLTWSVHRPGTIFGFSPYSLMNIVGTLCVYAAICKHEGLPLKFPGVKAVWDGYSNCSDADLIAEHQIWAAVDPYAKNEAFNVSNGDVFKWKHFWKVLAEQFGVEAAEFDEGKRCTLAEIMKDKGAIWDEIVKENGLVPTKLEEVGVWWFVDLMLAGDCHLDTMNKSKEHGFLGFRNSQKAFISWIDKVKAYKVVP, encoded by the exons ATGCTAGCATGTTCTGACTGGTTGACCATCATCATTAACACCAATCTATCCCATCCACCTTCTCCAAGTTTCCTTCTCAAAGCTTTACAACAaactattttctcttccaaaatgAGCTGGTGGTGGGCTGGAGCTATTGGTGCTGCTAAG AAAAAATTCGAAGAAGATGATGCACCACCCAAGTATGAAAGTGTTGCTCTAATCATCGGAGTCACCGGCATTGTCGGCAATAGCCTCGCCGAGATCCTCCCTCTCGCTGACACCCCCGGCGGTCCATGGAAGGTCTACGGCGTTGCCCGACGCCCTAGACCGTCCTGGAACGCCGATCACCCAATTGAGTATGTCCAATGTGACATATCAAAACCGGAAGATACCCAATCTAAACTATCCCTTCTCACTGATGTAACCCACGTTTTCTATGTGACTTGGGCCAATGGATCCACAGAGGTTGAAAATTGTGAAATCAATGGAAAAATGTTTACGAATGTTCTTAATGTTATTATCCCCAATTGCCCTAACTTGCGACACATCTGTTTGCAAACGGGTCGAAAACATTATTTGGGTCCGTTTGAATTGTATGGAAAAGTAGCCCATGATTCTCCATTTCACGAGGATTTACCAAGATTAGATGCACCCAATTTCTATTATGTTCTTGAGGATATTTTGTTTAAGCAAGTGGAGAAGAAGGAAGGATTGACATGGTCAGTTCATCGCCCGGGGACGATATTTGGGTTTTCCCCTTACAGTTTGATGAACATTGTTGGAACCCTTTGTGTTTACGCAGCTATTTGTAAACATGAAGGGTTGCCATTGAAGTTTCCGGGTGTTAAAGCAGTGTGGGATGGATACTCGAATTGCTCTGATGCGGATTTGATTGCTGAACATCAGATATGGGCTGCAGTGGATCCATATGCCAAGAATGAAGCATTTAATGTGAGCAACGGGGATGTTTTCAAGTGGAAGCATTTCTGGAAAGTTTTGGCTGAGCAATTTGGAGTGGAAGCTGCGGAGTTTGATGAAGGTAAGAGATGCACATTGGCAGAGATAATGAAAGACAAAGGCGCAATTTGGGATGAGATTGTGAAGGAGAATGGATTGGTGCCAACTAAATTGGAGGAGGTTGGAGTTTGGTGGTTTGTTGATCTTATGCTTGCTGGAGATTGCCATTTGGATACTATGAACAAGAGCAAGGAGCACGGTTTCTTGGGATTCCGCAACTCACAAAAAGCCTTCATTTCCTGGATTGATAAGGTGAAAGCCTACAAAGTTGTTCCTTAG